The proteins below are encoded in one region of Williamsoniiplasma luminosum:
- the glpK gene encoding glycerol kinase GlpK — protein MEKYIVTLDEGTTSARTLVTNKKGEIIAVDQTEFTQFFPNEGWVEHDAIEIWNAQHRTLVQAINHAKITSDQIAAIGITNQRETVVVWNRTTGLPIYNAIVWQDQRTANKVDTYTQKEVDLVKQKTGLIVHPYFSATKVEWILDNVEGARKLADNGELMFGNINTWLIYRLTAGELFITDHTNAQRTLLYNIETNDWDDDLLKLFNIPRNMLPEIKSCSENYGLTYPGLLSKSDKNQIIIASSIGDQQSALFGQLCVNPSDVKITYGTGCFILMNTGEKIVRSSHGLVTTVALAYDNKITYALEGSVMIAGAAVQWLRDNLKIVYSAIETEWYAGQVKDDRRIYVVPSFTGLGAPYWDSYSRGAMFGLDRGTKREHIVRATLESIAYQANDVISAMRKDMNNPISELKVDGGASNNKFLMQFQSDLSQVKVIKPLNVETTAMGAAYLAGLAVGYWKNVDDIKNNYQLDLALNPQIEQKEAQRLIKGWTEAVKRTFSWTKDIE, from the coding sequence ATGGAAAAATATATCGTTACCCTTGATGAGGGTACAACTAGTGCAAGAACACTTGTCACTAATAAAAAAGGGGAAATTATTGCTGTTGATCAAACAGAATTTACTCAATTTTTCCCGAATGAAGGTTGAGTAGAACACGATGCAATTGAAATTTGAAATGCTCAACACAGAACTCTAGTTCAAGCAATCAATCACGCTAAAATTACAAGTGATCAAATTGCGGCAATTGGAATTACTAACCAACGTGAAACTGTGGTTGTTTGAAACAGAACAACAGGGCTTCCGATTTATAATGCTATTGTTTGACAAGATCAAAGAACAGCGAATAAGGTAGACACTTATACTCAAAAAGAAGTTGATCTTGTCAAACAAAAAACAGGTTTAATTGTTCACCCATACTTTTCAGCAACTAAAGTTGAATGAATTTTAGACAATGTTGAAGGGGCAAGAAAATTAGCAGATAACGGTGAATTGATGTTTGGAAACATCAATACTTGATTAATTTATCGTTTAACAGCTGGTGAATTATTTATCACTGATCACACCAATGCTCAAAGAACATTGTTGTATAACATTGAAACAAATGATTGAGATGATGACCTATTAAAATTATTTAATATTCCAAGAAACATGCTTCCAGAAATCAAATCATGTAGTGAAAATTATGGTTTAACATACCCTGGACTATTATCTAAATCAGATAAAAATCAAATCATTATTGCTTCATCAATTGGTGATCAACAATCAGCTTTATTCGGACAATTATGTGTTAACCCAAGTGATGTAAAAATCACCTACGGAACAGGATGTTTCATTTTAATGAACACTGGTGAAAAAATTGTGAGATCTAGTCATGGATTAGTGACAACTGTGGCATTGGCTTATGATAATAAAATCACTTACGCTTTAGAAGGTTCTGTAATGATTGCTGGAGCTGCTGTTCAATGATTGCGTGATAATTTAAAAATTGTTTATAGTGCAATTGAAACTGAATGATATGCAGGACAAGTCAAAGATGATCGTAGAATTTATGTTGTACCTTCATTTACAGGACTTGGGGCACCATATTGAGATTCATACTCAAGAGGAGCAATGTTTGGATTGGATCGTGGAACAAAACGTGAACACATCGTTAGAGCAACACTTGAATCAATTGCTTATCAAGCAAATGATGTGATCTCAGCAATGCGTAAAGATATGAACAACCCAATTAGTGAATTAAAAGTTGATGGTGGAGCTTCAAATAATAAATTCTTGATGCAATTCCAATCAGATCTTTCACAAGTAAAAGTTATTAAACCTTTAAATGTGGAAACAACTGCAATGGGGGCTGCTTATTTAGCAGGACTAGCTGTTGGTTATTGAAAAAATGTTGATGACATCAAAAACAATTACCAATTAGATTTAGCTTTAAATCCGCAAATTGAACAAAAAGAAGCTCAAAGATTAATCAAAGGTTGAACTGAAGCAGTTAAAAGAACTTTCAGTTGAACTAAAGATATTGAATAA
- the serS gene encoding serine--tRNA ligase yields MLDVNFIEINQKEIEKKLSSRGPDFSKDINFVVEKNKRRKEILVQLEQLKAKKNQFSKEIGLLMRDKKEQEVEKTKQSIAEFDDLIVELDEELKEVVKQMNYTLGMIPNLPDDSVPIGASEDDNPEVRKSKHTNLLNTQEPHWEIASKLQLVDFELGPKLSGSRFLVYTGLGSKLVRAIADILLTRHVNHGYKEFFLPVIVNAEMMYGTGNLPRFEEDAYKTGDQYLIPTAEVPLTNIHANEILDEKVLPLNYTSFTQCFRQEAGSAGRDTKGMIRLHQFNKVELVKIVKPEESMNELEKLVKDAEAILDMFDLPYRVIHLCTGDMGFSSLKTYDLEVWFPSQNKYREISSCSNCGDFQARNMMTRYKDENNKTQYVHTLNGSGLAIDRLIAAILENYWDGEKLKLPKVLLPYFNNQEFIK; encoded by the coding sequence ATGTTAGACGTAAATTTTATTGAAATAAATCAAAAAGAAATTGAAAAGAAGTTATCTTCTAGGGGTCCCGATTTCTCCAAAGACATTAATTTTGTTGTTGAAAAAAACAAAAGAAGAAAAGAGATTTTAGTTCAATTAGAACAATTGAAAGCTAAAAAAAATCAATTTTCAAAAGAGATTGGCCTTTTAATGCGTGATAAAAAAGAACAAGAAGTCGAAAAAACAAAGCAATCAATCGCTGAGTTTGACGACTTAATTGTGGAATTGGATGAAGAACTAAAAGAAGTGGTAAAACAAATGAATTACACACTTGGAATGATTCCAAATTTACCAGATGATAGTGTTCCGATTGGGGCTAGTGAAGATGACAATCCTGAAGTGCGTAAAAGTAAACACACAAACCTTTTAAACACTCAAGAACCACATTGAGAAATTGCTTCAAAACTACAACTTGTTGATTTTGAATTGGGGCCTAAATTATCTGGATCTCGATTCTTGGTTTACACAGGTTTAGGATCAAAACTTGTGAGAGCGATTGCGGACATTCTTTTAACAAGACATGTAAATCACGGCTATAAAGAATTCTTTTTACCTGTGATCGTGAACGCAGAAATGATGTATGGAACTGGTAACCTACCAAGATTTGAAGAAGACGCATACAAAACCGGTGATCAATATTTGATTCCAACAGCGGAAGTACCTTTAACAAACATTCATGCAAATGAAATTTTAGATGAAAAAGTGTTGCCATTAAACTACACATCTTTCACTCAATGTTTCAGACAAGAAGCTGGAAGTGCTGGACGTGATACCAAAGGGATGATTCGTTTACACCAATTCAATAAAGTTGAATTGGTAAAAATTGTTAAACCAGAAGAATCAATGAATGAACTTGAAAAATTGGTTAAGGATGCTGAAGCGATTTTGGACATGTTTGATCTACCATATAGAGTGATTCATTTATGTACAGGAGATATGGGATTCTCATCTTTGAAAACATACGATTTAGAAGTTTGATTTCCATCACAAAATAAATATCGAGAAATTTCTTCTTGTTCAAATTGTGGTGATTTCCAAGCGCGAAACATGATGACGAGATACAAAGATGAAAACAACAAAACTCAATATGTCCATACATTAAATGGAAGTGGTCTGGCAATTGACCGATTAATCGCAGCGATTTTAGAAAACTATTGAGATGGTGAAAAATTAAAATTACCAAAAGTTTTACTACCATATTTCAATAATCAAGAATTCATCAAATAA
- the tpx gene encoding thiol peroxidase — MSKSLKDNVFDLISKNYTKLGDIMPDFKATNGDLSDFHLSDIKKDFKLISTAPSIDTKVCFLQTEKFNEEVEKYPHVQFITITRDLPFAQARVCGSFLKPNHILLSDAFARDFGTKTGFAIDFLPLLARTVMVLDKNNKVIYQQIVNPAAKNEPDYNEVENFLKTLK, encoded by the coding sequence ATGAGTAAAAGTTTAAAAGACAATGTTTTTGATTTGATATCAAAAAACTACACAAAATTAGGTGATATCATGCCTGATTTTAAAGCAACAAATGGAGATCTAAGTGATTTTCATTTAAGTGATATAAAGAAGGATTTTAAATTAATATCGACAGCCCCAAGTATTGATACTAAAGTTTGTTTTTTACAAACAGAAAAATTTAATGAAGAAGTGGAAAAATATCCCCACGTTCAATTCATCACAATCACAAGGGATTTACCATTTGCCCAAGCTCGAGTTTGTGGATCATTTTTAAAGCCAAACCACATCTTATTATCAGATGCTTTTGCAAGAGATTTTGGAACTAAAACAGGATTCGCAATCGATTTTCTTCCATTATTAGCAAGAACTGTGATGGTTTTAGACAAAAATAATAAAGTTATTTATCAACAAATTGTTAACCCTGCTGCTAAAAATGAACCAGATTACAATGAAGTTGAAAACTTTTTGAAAACTTTAAAATAA
- a CDS encoding alanine--tRNA ligase-related protein has protein sequence MDEIKTSEIQQPVTIFTGYDSLQEKAQLLFYKEVEEGCVLVFDKTPFFARGGGQVADLGTIDGAEVLDVRDWDGFYLHVVNSKKAYQVGEVLELIVDKEMRKRISILHSLTHVYWGEIENILNSKCDQTYELITHEDSTIEMVTIDEQFITQEILDQAIEKVKQDIALAIPSRIYLEDNKPDKRAVTWENVSFDYCVGTHVLNTSELKPPIILKFKKKANKHRIKFTF, from the coding sequence ATGGATGAAATTAAAACAAGTGAAATTCAGCAACCTGTAACTATCTTTACAGGATATGATTCACTACAAGAAAAAGCTCAACTTCTTTTTTATAAAGAAGTTGAAGAAGGATGTGTTTTAGTCTTTGATAAGACACCATTTTTCGCACGTGGGGGAGGACAAGTGGCCGATCTTGGAACAATTGATGGAGCAGAAGTTCTTGATGTTCGAGACTGAGATGGTTTTTATCTTCATGTTGTAAATTCTAAAAAAGCTTATCAAGTTGGGGAAGTTTTGGAATTGATTGTGGACAAAGAAATGCGAAAGAGAATTTCAATTCTTCACTCATTAACCCATGTGTATTGAGGTGAAATTGAAAACATTTTAAACAGCAAATGTGATCAAACTTACGAATTGATAACTCATGAAGATTCAACAATTGAAATGGTAACAATTGATGAACAATTTATTACTCAAGAAATTTTGGACCAAGCTATTGAAAAAGTTAAACAAGACATAGCGTTGGCTATTCCGAGCCGAATTTATCTTGAAGATAACAAACCTGATAAAAGAGCTGTGACATGAGAAAACGTGTCATTCGATTACTGTGTAGGGACGCATGTCTTAAATACAAGTGAATTAAAACCACCAATAATCTTAAAGTTTAAGAAAAAAGCCAACAAGCACAGAATTAAATTTACATTTTAA
- the mnmE gene encoding tRNA uridine-5-carboxymethylaminomethyl(34) synthesis GTPase MnmE: MNITDTIVAPATTIATQAIALIRISGDDALKIFNRISPKNVPHKKGIYVRKIYDQQNLVDEVVVNAYFAPESFTGENVVEIACHGGVLNTNRIIKLILNNGARMALKGEFSQRSFLNNKINLIQAEGINDLIHASNDLALKIGVDNMSGSHNKAILSLKNDVMDIISRIQVLIDYPEYDDIEGSSNQELIEALEKVNHKVTNLLIRSQMASKSIEGIKTAIVGKTNVGKSSLLNALINEDKAIVTDIHGTTRDVVEGQINLNGVTINLIDTAGIRETKDVVELIGIQKSKDYINQAEFVFFVVNAKQMDDLENVQIFKLLENKNHILIINKADELSDVEQKELLIKYPEAVFTSALNDDIGGLINKIKTKYDSDQLLQSNELILININQINLIEQIKTKLETALNNINNYLPVDIINVDLYDVWGLLGELTGEQMEDEILDNIFRKYCLGK; this comes from the coding sequence ATTAATATAACAGATACAATTGTTGCTCCAGCAACCACCATCGCAACCCAAGCGATTGCTTTAATTAGAATTTCTGGAGATGATGCATTAAAAATATTTAATCGAATATCTCCCAAAAATGTACCACATAAAAAAGGTATTTATGTTAGAAAGATTTATGATCAACAAAATTTAGTTGATGAAGTTGTGGTCAACGCATATTTTGCACCAGAATCATTTACAGGTGAAAATGTTGTTGAAATCGCTTGTCACGGAGGAGTGCTTAACACCAATCGAATTATTAAATTGATTTTAAACAACGGTGCTAGAATGGCGTTGAAAGGTGAATTTAGTCAAAGATCTTTTTTGAATAATAAAATCAATTTAATTCAAGCTGAAGGAATCAATGACTTAATTCATGCATCAAATGATTTAGCTTTAAAAATCGGTGTTGACAACATGAGTGGTTCACACAATAAAGCGATTTTAAGTTTAAAAAATGATGTAATGGATATCATCTCAAGAATTCAAGTTTTAATTGACTATCCTGAGTATGATGATATTGAAGGTTCAAGCAATCAGGAACTTATTGAAGCTTTGGAAAAAGTTAATCACAAAGTTACAAATTTATTAATCAGATCACAAATGGCAAGCAAATCAATTGAGGGAATTAAAACCGCAATCGTTGGTAAAACCAACGTTGGTAAATCATCACTTTTAAATGCATTGATCAATGAAGATAAAGCGATAGTCACCGATATTCACGGAACAACCAGAGATGTTGTTGAAGGACAAATTAATCTAAATGGTGTAACGATCAATTTGATTGATACAGCCGGGATTAGAGAAACAAAAGATGTAGTTGAATTGATTGGAATTCAAAAATCAAAGGACTATATTAACCAAGCTGAATTTGTTTTCTTTGTTGTTAATGCAAAGCAAATGGATGATTTAGAAAATGTGCAAATATTCAAATTATTAGAAAATAAAAACCACATTTTAATCATTAATAAAGCAGATGAACTGAGTGATGTAGAACAAAAGGAATTGCTTATCAAATATCCTGAAGCTGTTTTCACAAGCGCTTTAAATGATGATATTGGCGGTTTAATCAACAAAATCAAAACTAAATATGATAGTGATCAACTACTCCAATCAAATGAGTTGATCTTGATCAACATCAATCAAATTAATTTGATTGAACAAATTAAAACGAAGTTAGAAACAGCTTTAAATAACATTAATAATTACTTACCTGTTGATATTATCAATGTTGATTTATATGATGTTTGAGGACTACTTGGTGAATTAACCGGGGAGCAAATGGAAGATGAAATTTTAGATAACATCTTTAGAAAGTATTGTTTGGGGAAATAA
- the gyrA gene encoding DNA gyrase subunit A, giving the protein MSDKNKEVLEHNHGTIKPMDIASEVRKDFLEYAMSVIVSRALPDLKDGLKPVHRRIIYAMNDLGITSDKPHKKSARIVGEVIGKYHPHGDSAVYESMVRMAQEFSYRYPLVDGHGNFGSIDGDGAAAMRYTEARLSKVSNFIIKDIDMDTVPFVDNYDASEIEPAYLTGYFPNLLANGVMGIAVGMATSIPPHNLNELVSAINAYIENKDITVDEILDNHIIGPDFPTGALMTNGERMRVGYRTGRGGVTIRARIDIEEDAKHSRLIVSEIPYQTNKSKIIEKIAELVKDKVIEGISNIRDQSNYQGIRIVIDLKRDSNPDVVLSKLYKYTGLQSSFSINLLSLHNNIPVLLDLKTIIKNYVEFQINVIIKRSIYEKNKLEKRHHILEALHIALDNIDEIVSIIRNSKTSDEAKEKMTSRFNFDEEQNKAILDMRLQRLVGLERDKIKDEMNQIKERVVYLTQLINDESEQNKVLKNQLDDIAAKFGDARRSEPISESVMSIEDESLIPDVKSMILLSQDGYIRRVDPEEFRTQKRGGRGVNVNSTLTDPIVIATMGKMRDWILFFTNSGKVFRTKLYNIRQYSRTTRGLPIVNFLNGLTKEDKITAILPLRNAKEKMRYLTFITEKGMIKRTDISLFDRINQNGKIAINLREDDQLVTVIPTTGEDSVMIANRSGKVIRIDEKIVRPLSRTAAGVKGIKVEGDDVVVGAVSSFGVETVTTISSKGSFKKTNLDEYRISGRNGKGIKVMNINEKTGKFASIIAARETDLICIISSDGNLIKVKVSDIPVLGRSAAGVRGIRLSANNEINAVTLQYRKHGEELQEFEED; this is encoded by the coding sequence ATGAGTGATAAAAACAAAGAAGTTTTAGAACATAATCACGGAACAATCAAACCAATGGATATCGCCTCTGAAGTTCGTAAGGACTTTTTAGAATATGCCATGAGTGTAATTGTTTCTCGTGCCCTTCCAGACTTAAAAGATGGTCTGAAACCAGTTCACCGACGCATCATTTATGCAATGAATGATTTAGGGATTACATCAGACAAACCGCACAAAAAATCTGCTCGTATTGTTGGGGAGGTAATTGGTAAGTATCACCCACATGGTGATAGTGCTGTTTATGAATCAATGGTACGTATGGCCCAAGAATTTTCTTACCGTTATCCATTAGTTGATGGACATGGTAACTTTGGTTCAATTGATGGGGATGGAGCAGCTGCGATGCGTTATACTGAAGCGCGTCTATCAAAAGTTTCAAACTTTATTATCAAAGATATCGACATGGACACCGTTCCTTTTGTTGACAACTATGATGCCAGTGAAATTGAACCAGCTTATCTAACAGGATACTTCCCTAATCTATTAGCAAATGGAGTGATGGGGATTGCTGTTGGGATGGCAACCTCAATTCCTCCACACAATTTAAATGAATTAGTTTCAGCAATTAATGCTTATATTGAAAATAAAGACATCACAGTTGATGAAATTTTAGATAACCACATTATTGGTCCAGATTTTCCAACTGGGGCTTTAATGACAAATGGTGAGCGCATGAGAGTGGGATATCGCACAGGACGAGGTGGAGTTACAATTCGTGCTCGCATCGACATTGAAGAAGATGCAAAACATTCGCGCTTAATTGTTTCTGAAATTCCTTATCAAACTAACAAATCTAAAATTATTGAAAAAATTGCCGAACTAGTTAAAGATAAAGTGATTGAAGGAATTTCAAACATTCGTGATCAATCAAACTATCAAGGGATTCGCATTGTTATTGATTTGAAACGCGACTCAAATCCAGATGTTGTTTTATCAAAACTTTATAAATACACAGGATTACAATCATCATTTTCGATCAACTTACTTTCATTACATAACAACATTCCTGTTTTGTTAGATCTAAAAACCATTATTAAGAATTACGTCGAGTTTCAAATCAATGTCATTATTAAACGTTCGATTTATGAAAAAAACAAATTAGAAAAACGTCATCACATTTTAGAAGCATTGCATATTGCTTTAGATAATATTGATGAAATAGTTTCAATCATTAGAAATTCAAAAACAAGTGATGAAGCTAAAGAAAAAATGACATCAAGATTTAATTTTGACGAAGAACAAAACAAAGCCATTTTAGATATGCGTTTACAACGTTTGGTTGGTCTTGAAAGAGATAAAATCAAAGACGAAATGAATCAAATCAAAGAACGCGTTGTTTATTTAACGCAATTAATTAACGATGAATCAGAACAAAACAAAGTTCTGAAAAATCAATTAGATGATATTGCTGCTAAATTTGGTGATGCTCGCCGAAGCGAACCAATTTCTGAATCAGTGATGAGCATCGAAGATGAATCATTAATTCCAGACGTTAAATCAATGATTTTATTAAGTCAAGATGGTTACATTCGTCGTGTTGATCCTGAAGAATTTAGAACCCAAAAACGTGGTGGTCGTGGAGTTAATGTTAACTCAACATTAACTGATCCAATTGTGATCGCAACAATGGGAAAAATGCGTGATTGAATTTTATTCTTCACCAATTCTGGAAAAGTTTTCCGCACAAAATTGTATAACATTCGTCAATATTCACGAACAACTCGTGGACTACCAATTGTTAACTTTTTAAATGGTCTAACCAAAGAAGACAAAATTACAGCAATTTTACCATTAAGAAATGCTAAAGAAAAAATGCGATATTTAACATTTATTACTGAAAAAGGAATGATCAAACGTACTGATATTTCATTATTTGATCGTATCAATCAAAATGGTAAAATTGCCATCAACCTACGTGAAGATGACCAATTAGTAACTGTAATTCCAACAACTGGAGAAGATAGTGTGATGATTGCAAATCGTTCTGGTAAAGTTATTAGAATTGATGAAAAAATTGTTCGTCCACTATCAAGAACTGCGGCTGGGGTTAAAGGTATCAAGGTTGAAGGCGATGATGTGGTTGTTGGTGCAGTGTCATCATTTGGTGTTGAAACTGTTACAACGATTTCATCAAAAGGAAGTTTCAAAAAAACCAACTTAGATGAATACCGAATTTCTGGGCGTAATGGTAAGGGAATCAAAGTTATGAACATCAATGAAAAAACAGGTAAATTTGCCTCAATCATTGCCGCTCGTGAAACCGATTTAATTTGCATTATCTCAAGTGATGGAAACCTAATTAAAGTTAAAGTTTCTGATATTCCAGTTCTGGGGAGATCGGCTGCTGGAGTTCGCGGAATTAGATTAAGTGCAAACAACGAAATTAATGCAGTTACTCTTCAATACCGTAAACACGGAGAAGAACTTCAAGAATTCGAAGAAGATTAA
- a CDS encoding phosphoribosyltransferase: MKKFKHNLELLITKKEIHEKIKKLASSLNAQYKGKEVTIIGVMNGGLFMLADLLKKLKFKVNIDTISIANYTNIHFSKGVVWQKKIHKPIITGNDVIVIEDIIDTGYTLTEIYEELAFWNPKSIRMITLLDKEGTHPNFKYPYESLFKVPNKFIVGYGLDMNDMYRQLDQIYTVEQ, encoded by the coding sequence ATGAAGAAATTCAAACATAATTTAGAGCTTTTAATCACAAAAAAAGAGATCCACGAAAAGATTAAAAAACTGGCAAGCAGTTTAAATGCTCAATACAAAGGTAAAGAGGTAACAATCATCGGTGTTATGAATGGGGGGTTATTTATGTTAGCGGACTTGTTAAAAAAATTAAAGTTCAAAGTTAACATTGATACTATTTCTATTGCAAACTACACAAACATTCATTTTTCAAAAGGTGTGGTTTGACAAAAGAAAATTCACAAACCAATCATTACTGGAAATGATGTTATCGTGATCGAAGATATTATCGACACAGGTTATACATTAACTGAAATTTATGAGGAACTAGCTTTTTGAAATCCAAAAAGTATTCGTATGATTACTTTATTAGATAAAGAAGGAACACACCCAAATTTCAAATACCCATATGAATCTTTATTCAAAGTACCAAACAAATTTATTGTTGGGTATGGGTTAGACATGAATGATATGTATCGCCAACTTGATCAAATTTACACAGTTGAACAATAA
- the glpO gene encoding type 2 glycerol-3-phosphate oxidase, with product MLNKNIKTTDIVVIGAGIIGASIARELSKYNKKVVVLESNLRVGMETTSGNSGLIHGGFDPTPGKLNAKLNVLGKKRYEDWIREMAFPYTRIDSTIVAFNEEEMQHVHMLYERGLINGLDANELEIIDANELQKREPNISKEIIGALVCNSSIAIDPLKLTETLLANAIKNGVNLKVDSRVIKIAKTGNDFLISTSKNEQYQTKIIINVAGHYADVIAKMAGYPDFELKTRRGEYRILEKTEFGVVNSVIFMVPTIHGKGIIVAPTLDGHILVGPTSEDDVPKDETRLVTPAKYEEIGKIGLKLIPNLRINKTVMTMAGSRPIHQESDDFYIKHAIKDKNFINVAGTKSPGISSAPAIADMVCEMVENVIGKMEINKNFDAKQSECLPLK from the coding sequence ATGCTAAATAAAAATATAAAAACAACAGATATTGTCGTTATTGGTGCTGGAATTATTGGTGCTTCAATTGCTCGAGAACTTTCAAAATACAACAAAAAAGTTGTTGTTTTGGAATCTAATCTTCGAGTTGGAATGGAAACAACATCTGGCAATTCTGGTTTAATTCATGGAGGTTTTGATCCCACACCTGGTAAATTAAATGCCAAATTAAATGTTTTGGGAAAGAAACGTTATGAAGATTGAATTCGTGAAATGGCATTTCCTTACACAAGAATTGATTCAACAATCGTAGCTTTCAACGAAGAAGAAATGCAACACGTTCATATGTTATATGAACGTGGATTAATTAATGGTCTTGATGCAAATGAATTAGAAATCATTGATGCAAACGAATTACAAAAACGTGAACCAAACATTTCAAAAGAAATCATCGGAGCACTTGTGTGTAATTCATCGATTGCAATCGATCCACTTAAATTAACAGAAACTTTGTTAGCAAACGCAATCAAAAACGGTGTTAATTTAAAGGTTGATTCAAGAGTGATCAAGATAGCAAAAACCGGAAATGATTTTTTGATTTCTACATCAAAAAATGAACAATATCAAACCAAAATAATCATTAATGTCGCAGGGCATTATGCTGATGTGATTGCTAAAATGGCTGGCTATCCTGATTTTGAATTAAAAACAAGACGTGGTGAATACAGAATTTTAGAAAAAACAGAATTTGGTGTTGTTAATTCAGTCATTTTTATGGTCCCAACAATTCATGGTAAAGGAATTATTGTTGCACCAACGCTTGATGGTCACATTCTTGTTGGACCAACATCAGAAGATGATGTTCCAAAAGATGAAACAAGATTAGTCACACCGGCCAAATATGAAGAAATTGGAAAAATTGGTTTAAAACTAATTCCTAATTTAAGAATAAATAAAACAGTTATGACTATGGCTGGTTCACGACCAATTCATCAAGAAAGTGATGATTTCTACATCAAACACGCAATCAAAGATAAGAACTTTATCAATGTTGCTGGAACAAAATCACCAGGAATTTCATCAGCACCAGCAATTGCTGATATGGTTTGTGAAATGGTTGAAAATGTAATTGGTAAAATGGAAATTAATAAAAATTTTGATGCAAAACAATCAGAATGCTTACCATTAAAATAA
- a CDS encoding MIP/aquaporin family protein, whose translation MENAGMHFFTEFLGSLILIILGNGVVANVVLKNTKGYKSPFLMIALGWGFAVAVGATVAAALGGKAHLNPAVTIAMVVNGWESGVGSWGLFPIFIIAQFLGFFVGQIIVDLFYFDHIKKHFKKDSEDFGTKSVLAMHSTGPQTRTLWVNFFSEFIGTALLVTFILAIGKIGTLPTYLGPIFVGMVIMAIGCSLSGTTGYAINPFRDLTPRIVYQLLTFLPFANREESADWQYSWIPVVAPMSAGILVGALFLI comes from the coding sequence ATGGAAAACGCAGGAATGCATTTTTTTACAGAATTCTTAGGGTCTTTGATTCTAATAATTCTGGGGAACGGGGTTGTTGCCAACGTCGTTCTAAAAAACACCAAGGGATATAAATCACCCTTTTTAATGATCGCTTTAGGTTGAGGTTTTGCAGTTGCAGTCGGTGCAACTGTGGCAGCAGCACTTGGTGGTAAAGCACACTTAAATCCAGCTGTAACAATCGCAATGGTTGTTAATGGTTGAGAAAGTGGTGTTGGAAGTTGAGGATTATTTCCAATCTTTATAATCGCTCAATTTTTAGGATTTTTTGTGGGACAAATCATCGTCGATTTATTCTATTTTGATCACATCAAAAAACACTTCAAAAAAGATTCAGAAGATTTTGGAACTAAATCTGTTTTGGCAATGCACTCAACAGGACCACAAACTAGAACTCTTTGAGTTAACTTTTTTTCTGAATTTATCGGAACAGCATTATTAGTGACATTTATTTTAGCAATTGGAAAAATTGGAACATTACCAACTTATTTAGGACCAATTTTTGTTGGAATGGTGATTATGGCAATTGGGTGTTCACTTTCAGGAACAACAGGTTATGCCATTAACCCATTCCGTGATTTAACACCAAGAATTGTTTATCAATTATTAACATTCTTACCATTTGCAAATCGTGAAGAAAGTGCTGATTGACAATATAGTTGAATTCCAGTAGTTGCACCAATGAGTGCCGGAATTCTTGTTGGAGCACTATTTCTAATTTAG